One region of Megalopta genalis isolate 19385.01 chromosome 15, iyMegGena1_principal, whole genome shotgun sequence genomic DNA includes:
- the Nagk gene encoding N-acetylglucosamine kinase isoform X2 — MEDKLKIGKDPAEYAKEIRFGGVEGGGSHSTLILMDGVGTPLTEVEGPETNHWALGIDETAARIAAMVQRGKENIGMPESVPLDALGLCLSGCEEEESNRILANAMREHYPNTAKDYFIASDTVGALKTAFDNGGVVLIAGTGSNASMITNDGKTITCGGWGYMLGDEGSAYWIAHRACKYVFDDIDGLFPAPKPISYIWPALRTFFKVASREEILPHWYANFNKTKLANFTMEVVTGCKKEDLLSLHLMKEAGEILAEHVVALAKKAPRALKLANGGLKIICVGSVWKSWIYIKDSFLNKIHDSNALDELSLYHLTVSAAIGACYSAAEKINWAFPKPYNKNSEIFYHYRRENYVKPVEKIKSQPVLVPCNTASGN; from the exons ATACTTATGGATGGTGTAGGGACACCGCTAACAGAAGTTGAAGGACCGGAAACTAACCACTGG GCTCTGGGGATTGACGAAACTGCAGCTAGAATCGCCGCAATGGTCCAGAGAGGCAAAGAGAATATAGGTATGCCCGAATCGGTGCCTTTGGATGCCTTA GGGCTCTGCCTTAGTGGATGCGAGGAGGAGGAATCGAATCGTATTCTTGCTAACGCGATGCGAGAACATTATCCTAATACAGCAAAAGACTATTTTATTGCATCAGACACGGTGGGTGCTCTGAAGACTGCCTTTGATAACGGCGGAGTCGTTCTGATCGCTGGCACCGGCAGTAACGCTTCGATGATCACCAACGACGGGAAAACTATCACCTGTGGAGGCTGGGGATACATGCTAGGGGATGAGGGCAGTG CTTACTGGATAGCTCATCGAGCCTGCAAATACGTCTTCGACGATATCGATGGTCTATTTCCCGCTCCAAAACCGATTAGCTACATATGGCCGGCTCTTAGGACTTTCTTCAAAGTGGCGAGTAGGGAAGAAATACTGCCTCATTGGTACGCtaattttaataaaacaaaACTCGCAAACTTTACCATGGAAGTTGTTACTGGCTGCAAAAAAGAAGACCTGCTTAGTCTACATCTGATGAAGGAAGCCGGGGAAATACTTGCTGAACATGTAGTGGCTTTAGCAAAAAAGGCTCCGAGG GCACTAAAATTAGCCAACGGTGGTCTGAAGATAATCTGCGTTGGTTCTGTATGGAAATCGTGGATATATATCAAAGATAGTTTCCTCAATAAAATTCATGATTCGAATGCTCTAGATGAGCTTAGTTTGTACCATTTGACAGTCTCTGCAGCCATTGGCGCCTGCTATTCAGCTGCCGAAAAAATCAACTGGGCATTCCCGAAACCATACAACAAGAATTCGGAAATATTTTACCATTATAGACGGGAGAACTATGTGAAACCTGTAGAGAAAATCAAATCGCAGCCGGTACTAGTGCCTTGCAATACCGCAAGTGGAAATTGA